The Montipora foliosa isolate CH-2021 chromosome 1, ASM3666993v2, whole genome shotgun sequence genome has a window encoding:
- the LOC137977062 gene encoding uncharacterized protein, translated as MTEDSEASSVKTKQSNTMEWTNQHDTLFLREVRGSDLFETRKGSPERGKLWDEIATRLNNLTQCKFNVNKRSLRDRLNLLMSKFKAKNREEERASGISPEIQEIDTLLEELCEKEEEAKNKPSTGNKKQSLQKEKATAEEMQYKAMETMGETQKRVEKTNGVVPAKKSRKSTGDAIGYLQKKAEEEMALKREEIEIRKQEEARGSRISEQQTKMQQDMLKIIQQQQEEQHRQQQRNQQQTLQFMQSMLNQQQQQSQAMLALIERLAPKEKR; from the exons ATGACCGAAGACTCTGAAGCTAGttcagtgaaaacaaaacaatctaa CACAATGGAGTGGACAAATCAACATGATACATTATTCTTGAGAGAGGTCAGGGGATCAGATCTTTTTGAAACCAGAAAAGGGAGCCCGGAGAGAGGAAAATTGTGGGATGAGATTGCCACAAGACTCAATAACCTCACCCAATGCAAATTCAATGTGAACAAAAGGTCGTTGAGAGATAGGCTCAATCTTCTAATGTccaaattcaaagcaaaaaatagggaagaagaaagagcaagtgGTATTAGTCCAGAAATACAAGAGATAGATACTCTGCTGGAGGAGCTGTGTGAAAAAGAGGAAgaagctaaaaataagccttcgactggcaacaaaaagcaaagcCTTCAGAAAGAGAAGGCAACTGCTGAAGAAATGCAGTACAAGGCAATGGAAACCATGGGAGAAACTCAAAAACGAGTGGAGAAAACAAATGGAGTGGTTCCAGCAAAGAAAAGCAGGAAAAGTACAGGAGATGCTATTGGATACTTGCAAAAGAAAGCAGAAGAAGAGATGGCattaaaaagagaagaaattgaAATAAGAAAGCAGGAAGAGGCAAGAGGATCTCGTATATCAGAGCAGCAAACAAAAATGCAGCAAGATATGCTAAAGATTATTcagcaacaacaagaagaacagCATAGACAGCAGCAAAGAAACCAACAGCAAACACTACAGTTTATGCAGTCTATGTTAAACCAGCAGCAGCAGCAATCACAGGCTATGTTAGCTTTGATTGAGAGGTTGGCTCCCAAGGAAAAGCGttaa
- the LOC137977072 gene encoding uncharacterized protein, with protein sequence MAAFEDFRQLLILYYDANLINDEDFVLLYDMLPSRNPSFPYYEYACFDLNNMSEAECKAEFRFEKKDLPTLAEALQIPPTFKLRQGSIVSGMEGLCILLRRLAYPCRFGDMVPRFGKPVPVLSMVTNHVIDYIYTIHGHRITRWNDALLNPPALDTYARSVHAKGAALQNCFGFVDGTVRPIARPDEHQRMMYNGHKRVHAIKFQSVALPNGWIANLYGPVEGKRHDAGMLAESGLLHDLERHAFSTGGQPLCIYGDPAYPLRVHLQGPFQGAALTPQMEMFNGSMSSVRVSVEWLFGDILNYFKFLDFKKNLKVGLSNIGKTYVVCALMRNALTCLYGNQTSEFFELDPPSLQEYFR encoded by the exons ATGGCCGCATTTGAAGATTTTCGACAACTTCTCATTCTTTACTACGACGCTAATTTGATCAACGATGAAGATTTCGTTCTCCTTTACGACATGTTGCCGTCGAGAAATCCAAGTTTTCCTTACTACGAGTACGCTTGCTTTGACCTGAACAACATGAGTGAGGCAGAGTGTAAGGCCGAATTtaggtttgagaaaaaagaccTTCCGACTCTGGCAGAAGCCTTGCAGATCCCACCTACCTTCAAACTACGCCAGGGAAGCATAGTAAGTGGAATGGAAGGCCTTTGCATACTCCTAAGACGGCTCGCCTATCCTTGTAGATTTGGCGACATGGTACCTCGTTTCGGCAAACCAGTACCGGTGCTATCCATGGTCACAAATCATGTGATTGATTATATTTACACCATCCATGGACATCGCATAACCCGGTGGAATGACGCACTGCTTAACCCACCTGCATTGGATACTTATGCTCGATCAGTTCACGCTAAAGGGGCTGCTCTCCAGAActgttttggctttgttgatGGCACTGTGAGACCTATAGCCAGACCAGACGAGCACCAGAGGATGATGTATAATGGTCATAAACGGGTGCACGCCATTAAATTCCAATCTGTTGCCTTACCGAATGGATGGATCGCAAACCTTTACGGCCCCGTAG AGGGCAAAAGGCATGATGCAGGTATGCTGGCAGAATCTGGTCTCTTGCATGACTTGGAACGCCATGCATTTTCGACAGGGGGTCAGCCTCTATGCATATATGGGGATCCTGCATATCCCCTCAGGGTTCACCTGCAAGGACCATTCCAAGGTGCTGCTCTCACACCTCAGATGGAGATGTTCAATGGATCCATGAGCTCTGTTCGAGTGTCAGTGGAGTGGCTATTTGGAGacattttaaactattttaaattccttgattttaaaaagaacctAAAAGTTGGCTTAAGTAATATTGGTAAAACATATGTCGTATGTGCTCTCATGCGAAATGCCCTAACATGCCTATATGGTAATCAAACTTCAGAATTTTTTGAATTAGACCCCCCAAGCCTCCAGGAGTATTTCAGGTGA
- the LOC138013079 gene encoding collagen triple helix repeat-containing protein 1-like, translating to MAPSAPCKYSKTMNFLIFLVMLSTSLLAFCAAVSVDPGAKSANACTMGCVPVVPGVPGVPGYSGRDGPKGEKGPAGPPGDKGPMGPKGEQGTQGPKGDPSLQAMPKNLKQCAWKDINEGKDNGMIKEYTFNKLSEKSAFKVEFNGAYRIAFCLDCFKRWFFTFNNAECHPLAIDGVMHIQANQGKTDSNIHKTTQVAGYCEGIGKGIVRVAINVGDCVGKKAGSDAYTGWNSVTRIIIEEVPPPQK from the exons ATGGCACCATCAGCTCCTTGCAAGTATTCAAAGACAAtgaatttcttgatttttctcgtTATGCTTTCAACCTCACTGTTAGCGTTTTGCGCAGCTGTATCG GTGGATCCTGGTGCGAAATCGGCAAATGCTTGCACAATGGGTTGTGTACCTGTTGTTCCAGGGGTTCCTGGTGTCCCTGGTTACAGTGGACGAGATGGGCCCAAGGGAGAGAAAGGCCCAGCAGGACCACCCGGAGATAAGGGACCTATGGGACCTAAGGGAGAGCAGGGTACTCAAGGACCCAAAGGTGATCCCAGTCTCCAGGCCATGCcgaaaaatttgaaacagtGTGCATGGAAAGACATTAATGAAGGCAAAGATAATGGAATGATAAAG GAGTATactttcaacaagctttcaGAGAAGTCGGCTTTCAAAGTCGAGTTTAATGGCGCCTACAGAATTGCTTTTTGTCTGGACTGCTTCAAACGGTGGTTCTTTACCTTCAATAACGCGGAATGTCACCCTCTGGCAATCGACGGTGTTATGCACATTCAAGCTAACCAAGGCAAGACAGACAGCAACATACACAAAACAACTCAGGTCGCAGGATACTGTGAGGGGATCGGCAAGGGGATTGTGCGAGTGGCGATCAATGTTGGAGATTGCGTTGGAAAGAAAGCTGGTTCGGATGCTTACACCGGGTGGAACTCCGTCACCCGTATAATAATCGAAGAAGTGCCTCCTCCGCAGaaataa